Proteins from a genomic interval of Rosa chinensis cultivar Old Blush chromosome 2, RchiOBHm-V2, whole genome shotgun sequence:
- the LOC112187830 gene encoding probable disease resistance protein At5g66900 produces the protein MALIGGTGLPVTFWTLCDSVKQMKDILMFKPQLRDIKSTLDSLEPLIKEMAECEKELDGQDEELENLRVEMEGGVELIRKCSKASRFKQYKYGSRLVEFSKSLQRLLGILKVQGIRDVKKALVSVRNIESVVHRIEGNCVIQNNQSEQIAGWCAVPEPPTITVGLDVPLWELKKKLFTDGVSMVIITAPGGCGKTTLATKFCMDAEVKDKFKSNVFFVTVSKKPNLYLIVQELYHGTGAQVPDFQNEATAVSWLQQFLKQTGQNPMLLVLDDVWAGSEFILEKFDELKMSDYKILVTSRSAFPRFGSPYYLDCLNNEDAMALFHHTASLGDRSSYISEDLQRKIVERCMGFPLAITVVGRSLCGQPIEIWQKRVLEWSRGCSVLESEHDLLDCLQRSLDALDEEKSLIRECFIDLGLFPEDKRISATVLVDMWAELYGINEDISSIVNLYELASRSLVNLVLTRNDKDSDGYYTEHFVTQHDMLRELAILQISREPLQQRMRLMIDISGDNFPMWWKEQKYQSLIARLVSISTDEEFSSKWQNLPLPEAEILILNFQTKYYALPEFVEEMNKLKTLVLTSSGIGPAELNNFQLVDSKPNLKRIRLERISFPSISRYPIQLKSLKKISLFMCSVGQGFGNGSIHISEAFPNLVEMNIDYCNDLVELPADLCDLIQLKKLSVTNSHKLSVLPEDIGNLVNLELLRLRCCTDLSELPGSIRNLKNLNLLDISNCFSLKELPEDIGEMCSLEKLNMRQCSRLNELPSSVVDLEKLMEVTCDEETEILWEPFLPYLSNIHIKVLKEDINLNWLH, from the exons A TGGCATTGATCGGAGGAACGGGTTTGCCAGTAACATTTTGGACGCTGTGTGATTCTGTTAAGCAAATGAAGGATATACTGATGTTCAAACCCCAACTAAGGGATATCAAATCCACTTTGGACTCTTTGGAACCACTGATCAAAGAGATGGCAGAGTGTGAGAAGGAATTGGATGGTCAAGACGAGGAGCTAGAGAATCTTAGAGTGGAAATGGAGGGAGGAGTGGAGCTTATTCGCAAGTGCTCGAAAGCGAGCAGGTTCAAGCAGTATAAGTACGGCAGCAGGCTTGTTGAATTCAGCAAGTCACTTCAGAGGCTGTTGGGGatattgaaagtgcaggggatAAGGGATGTGAAGAAGGCATTGGTTTCGGTGAGAAATATCGAGAGTGTGGTGCACAGAATTGAAGGAAATTGTGTGATACAGAACAATCAGTCTGAACAAATTGCAGGGTGGTGTGCTGTGCCCGAGCCTCCAACGATTACGGTTGGATTGGATGTGCCTTTGTGGGAATTGAAGAAGAAGCTTTTTACTGACGGAGTATCGATGGTGATAATTACTGCTCCTGGAGGATGTGGAAAAACTACATTGGCAACAAAGTTTTGCATGGATGCAGAAGTCAAAG ATAAATTCAAGAGCAATGTCTTCTTTGTTACTGTTTCAAAGAAGCCCAACTTATACCTAATTGTAcaagagctatatcatggaaCGGGTGCCCAGGTCCCCGATTTCCAAAATGAAGCAACTGCAGTTAGCTGGCTGCAGCAATTTCTGAAGCAAACAGGACAAAATCCTATGTTGTTGGTCCTGGATGATGTCTGGGCAGGATCGGAATTCATTCTTGAGAAGTTTGATGAATTAAAGATGTCAGATTACAAGATATTGGTGACATCAAGGTCTGCTTTTCCAAGATTTGGTTCTCCATATTATTTAGACTGTTTGAACAACGAAGATGCAATGGCACTTTTTCACCATACAGCATCCTTAGGTGATAGGAGCTCTTATATTTCAGAAGATCTTCAGAGAAAG ATAGTAGAACGTTGTATGGGATTTCCACTTGCAATTACAGTTGTCGGAAGATCACTTTGCGGGCAGCCAATAGAGATTTGGCAAAAAAGAGTACTGGAATGGTCTAGAGGTTGTTCTGTTCTTGAGTCAGAACATGATTTGCTTGATTGCCTCCAAAGAAGCTTAGATGCTTTGGATGAAGAGAAGTCTCTTATCAGGGAATGCTTCATAGACCTTGGTTTATTTCCTGAAGATAAAAGAATCTCAGCTACTGTCCTCGTTGATATGTGGGCAGAGTTATATGGCATAAATGAGGACATTTCGTCCATTGTGAACCTCTATGAACTTGCCTCTCGGAGTTTGGTTAATCTGGTACTCACAAG GAATGACAAGGATAGTGATGGCTATTACACTGAACACTTTGTTACACAGCATGACATGCTTAGGGAGTTGGCTATCCTGCAGATTAGTCGGGAACCACTACAACAGAGAATGAGACTTATGATTGACATAAGTGGAGACAACTTTCCTATGTGGTGGAAAGAACAAAAGTATCAATCCCTCATagctcgccttgtatctatctCAACAG ACGAAGAGTTCTCATCTAAATGGCAAAACTTGCCACTACCAGAAGCagagattttgattttgaacttTCAGACCAAGTATTATGCCTTACCTGAGTTTGTGGAGGAAATGAATAAACTGAAGACTCTAGTACTCACAAGTTCAGGTATCGGTCCTGCTGAGTTGAATAACTTTCAACTAGTTGATTCGAAACCAAATCTAAAGAGAATCAGACTAGAACGAATTTCATTTCCTTCAATAAGCAGGTATCCTATACAGTTGAAAAGTTTGAAAAAGATTTCTCTATTCATGTGTAGCGTTGGCCAAGGTTTTGGTAACGGTTCCATACATATATCAGAGGCGTTTCCAAATCTTGTTGAAATGAATATTGATTACTGCAATGATTTGGTGGAGTTGCCTGCCGATCTCTGTGACCTTATTCAACTGAAGAAGCTCAGTGTCACCAATTCTCATAAGCTCTCTGTCTTACCTGAAGACATTGGAAATCTAGTAAATTTAGAGCTGCTGAGGCTTAGGTGTTGTACAGACTTGTCAGAGTTACCCGGCTCGATTAGGAACCTCAAGAACTTAAACTTGCTTGACATATCGAATTGCTTTAGCCTTAAGGAATTGCCTGAAGACATTGGAGAAATGTGCAGTTTAGAGAAGCTCAACATGAGACAGTGCTCGAGATTGAATGAGTTGCCTTCATCAGTTGTGGATCTTGAAAAGTTAATGGAAGTGACATGTGATGAAGAGACAGAAATCTTATGGGAGCCTTTCTTGCCGTATCTCAGTAACATACACATAAAGGTTTTGAAAGAAGATATCAACCTGAATTGGCTCCACTAG